Proteins from a genomic interval of Thermoanaerobaculia bacterium:
- a CDS encoding glycosyltransferase family 4 protein, producing MTARALFWVHDPEAPSFRHRLAAHVPALERAGIACEVETFPRRRYLLRILERAPRLADFDLLVIAKFKLETGERAAVRRRARRIVYDFDDAIYFGKPERPGEEPDRSPRRVRKFRATCAIADLVTAGNRTLADAARPFARRVEVVPTGIDLAGYPDGAPGSPGGARIAWIGLPGNLPYLSIVEAALARVAARRPALRLTVVSQRPPASFAAPVEFVPWSKETEAPALASCDVGIMPLEEDDWTRGKGGFKLLQYMAAGLPTIASPVGVNREITLDGETGFLASSPEEWERAIERLLGDAALRRRMGLAGRRRVEENYAMPIVAKTLVNLYRDLLERTPG from the coding sequence ATGACGGCGCGCGCGCTCTTCTGGGTCCACGACCCCGAAGCCCCGTCGTTCCGGCACCGGCTCGCCGCGCACGTTCCCGCTCTCGAGCGCGCAGGAATCGCCTGCGAAGTCGAGACGTTTCCTCGCCGGCGCTATCTCCTGCGGATCCTCGAGCGCGCGCCGCGGCTGGCGGATTTCGACCTTCTCGTCATCGCAAAATTCAAGCTCGAGACGGGAGAGCGAGCGGCGGTGCGGCGGCGGGCGCGGAGGATCGTCTACGACTTCGACGACGCGATCTACTTCGGCAAGCCCGAGCGGCCGGGAGAGGAGCCGGATCGTTCCCCGCGCCGCGTCCGGAAATTCCGCGCGACGTGCGCCATCGCCGATCTGGTGACGGCCGGGAACCGGACGCTCGCCGATGCCGCCCGCCCCTTTGCGCGGCGGGTCGAGGTCGTCCCGACCGGAATCGATCTGGCCGGCTATCCGGACGGCGCGCCCGGCTCTCCGGGCGGCGCTCGGATCGCCTGGATCGGGCTGCCCGGCAATCTGCCGTATCTCTCGATCGTCGAGGCGGCGCTCGCGCGCGTGGCCGCCCGGCGACCCGCTCTCCGCCTCACGGTCGTCTCGCAGCGTCCTCCGGCGAGCTTCGCGGCGCCGGTCGAGTTCGTCCCGTGGTCGAAGGAGACGGAGGCCCCCGCGCTCGCTTCCTGCGACGTCGGGATCATGCCGCTCGAGGAGGACGACTGGACGCGCGGAAAGGGCGGTTTCAAGCTCCTGCAGTACATGGCGGCCGGGCTTCCCACGATCGCTTCTCCGGTCGGGGTCAACCGCGAGATCACGCTCGACGGCGAGACGGGATTTCTCGCCTCCTCTCCGGAGGAATGGGAGCGAGCGATCGAACGCCTGCTCGGCGACGCCGCCTTGCGGCGGCGGATGGGGCTCGCCGGCCGCCGCCGCGTCGAGGAGAATTACGCGATGCCGATCGTGGCGAAGACGCTCGTGAACCTCTATCGGGATCTCCTCGAGAGGACGCCGGGATGA
- a CDS encoding RsmD family RNA methyltransferase codes for MNGTLRVVGGSWRNRRLAVAPGSRPTSERAREALFDILGEWIRGRRVLELFAGSGAVALEALSRGAASAAAVDRDPRAASANAGALGAALEVIGADAAAAVRRLASSGRAFDLVFVDPPYGEETVSAAGVASLVGSEGRMIWQSDAGEEPAAPPGWRVARVARYGRNVFTFLERE; via the coding sequence GTGAACGGGACGCTGCGCGTGGTCGGCGGCTCGTGGCGGAATCGGCGCCTCGCCGTCGCGCCCGGGTCCCGGCCCACCTCCGAGCGGGCCCGCGAGGCACTCTTCGACATCCTCGGGGAATGGATCCGCGGCCGCCGCGTCCTCGAGCTCTTCGCGGGATCCGGCGCCGTCGCGCTCGAGGCGCTGTCGCGGGGCGCGGCTTCGGCGGCGGCGGTCGACCGGGATCCGCGCGCCGCCTCGGCCAACGCGGGCGCCCTCGGCGCGGCGCTCGAGGTGATCGGCGCCGACGCCGCGGCGGCCGTGCGTCGGCTCGCGTCGTCGGGACGGGCGTTCGATCTCGTATTCGTCGATCCTCCGTACGGGGAGGAGACGGTGTCCGCCGCAGGGGTCGCTTCGCTCGTCGGGTCGGAGGGGCGGATGATCTGGCAGAGCGACGCGGGCGAGGAGCCGGCGGCGCCGCCCGGATGGAGGGTGGCGCGCGTCGCCCGATACGGGCGGAACGTCTTCACGTTCCTGGAGCGCGAATGA
- the dnaE gene encoding DNA polymerase III subunit alpha — protein MASDFVHLHLHSQYSLLDGANRISELCGTVAKLGQGAVAVTDHGNMFGAYAFWQEADRTAIKPIFGVEAYIAPGDRRDRETRAASESGEGFTYHLTLLARNQAGYKNLVKLVSEAYLTGFYHRPRMDKELLREHAEGLIALSGCLKGEVAGALSRGNFSAAKRSLEELGEIFGKENVYVELMDHGLPDQTKILPELLRLAKETGFPPVATNDSHYLTRNDAFAHEVLLCIGMGKTLEDERRMRFYNDEFYVKDADEMKERFAPWSQEAVTNSAAIAARCSVSLKTEGPFLPNFHPPPGRTAAEYFRELAREGLERRFAEMKPHFASGAIKRAPEEYVARLDYEMDVIEKMGFPSYFLIVSDFIRHARETGVAVGPGRGSAAGSIVSWALRITAIDPLRYDLLFERFLNPERRNMPDIDIDFCQARRGEIIEYVTAKYGRENVAQIVTFSQLKPRAAVRDVARVLGFPVSLGDRISKAIPGGPDVTFESALKDSNDLKALLKADESAKKVVQIASRLEGLSRHAGMHAAGVVIAPQPITEFVPLYRTNDDQITTQFDMTVIEKMGLLKIDFLGLITLDILLEAVASIRRSEGVEIDLEHLPLNDEKTYELFREGKTGCVFQFDSSGMRDLLRRARPAGFTDLAALNALYRPGALDAGTVEDYVRRRNGTAKITYPLPELKDILEDTLGILVYQEQVMRIAQRVAGYSLAEADDLRKAIGKKKKEIMQAQAEKFIRRAVEAKTPKRKAEEIWSLIEPFARYGFNKSHAVAYALLAYQTAYLKAHWPIHFMAACLTSSIGSTDEIVRVMGECAIAGVPVRPPDINESRRSFAATRDAIRFGLAAVRGVGDSAAHAILEEREKGPFSSYTDFLMRVDPKLVNRRAVEALVHAGAFDSLGRNRRSLVEAYEDVSATAARRRQDRENGQTNLFGGGGESEPAADTFEDASPYPMEELLSLEKESLGFYVTGHPLAKFSEEVERFAQAKVEHLADWTDRAVKIAGVITGLKKQKIKKGVNAGKFMAKFLLEDTTGTIPVAVFSALFEKSGHLLEDDRPILLTALVREGGGSVELNAQEIAPLAGLKDRRARALEIRLDLTLADENVLSRVHEKLRAHPGPVPVSLRLVRPGEFEATVKTNGTLSVAPSAILTEEIRLLAGERAVRYVYD, from the coding sequence ATGGCCTCGGATTTCGTCCATCTCCATCTGCACTCCCAGTATTCCCTGCTCGACGGCGCCAACCGCATCTCGGAGCTCTGCGGTACGGTCGCAAAGCTCGGTCAGGGGGCCGTCGCGGTGACGGACCACGGCAACATGTTCGGCGCCTACGCGTTCTGGCAGGAGGCCGACAGGACGGCGATCAAGCCGATTTTCGGCGTCGAAGCGTACATCGCGCCCGGCGACCGGAGGGACCGGGAGACCCGGGCCGCGAGCGAGTCGGGGGAAGGCTTCACGTATCACCTGACGCTGCTCGCCCGCAACCAGGCCGGATACAAGAATCTCGTCAAGCTCGTCTCGGAGGCGTATCTCACCGGCTTCTATCACCGGCCGCGCATGGACAAGGAGCTGCTGCGCGAGCACGCCGAAGGCTTGATCGCCCTCTCCGGCTGCCTGAAGGGAGAGGTCGCGGGGGCGCTGTCGCGCGGGAATTTTTCCGCGGCGAAGCGGTCGCTCGAAGAGCTCGGGGAGATCTTCGGGAAGGAGAACGTCTACGTCGAGCTGATGGACCACGGGCTTCCCGACCAGACGAAGATCCTTCCCGAGCTCCTCCGCCTCGCCAAGGAGACGGGCTTTCCGCCCGTCGCGACCAACGACAGTCATTACCTGACGCGCAACGATGCCTTCGCCCACGAGGTCCTCCTCTGCATCGGGATGGGGAAGACGCTCGAAGACGAGCGGCGGATGCGCTTCTACAACGACGAGTTCTACGTCAAGGACGCCGACGAGATGAAGGAGCGGTTCGCCCCGTGGAGCCAGGAGGCCGTGACGAACTCCGCGGCGATCGCGGCGCGCTGCTCGGTTTCGCTCAAGACCGAGGGACCTTTCCTCCCGAACTTCCATCCGCCGCCCGGCCGGACGGCCGCCGAGTATTTTCGCGAGCTCGCGCGAGAAGGGCTCGAACGCCGCTTCGCCGAGATGAAGCCGCACTTCGCGTCGGGCGCGATCAAGCGCGCGCCGGAAGAATACGTCGCGCGGCTGGACTACGAGATGGACGTCATCGAGAAGATGGGCTTTCCCTCGTACTTCCTCATCGTCTCGGACTTCATCCGCCACGCGCGGGAGACCGGGGTCGCGGTGGGTCCCGGCCGCGGCAGCGCCGCCGGCTCGATCGTCTCGTGGGCGCTGCGCATCACGGCCATCGACCCGCTCCGCTACGACCTCCTGTTCGAACGGTTCCTGAACCCCGAGCGGAGGAACATGCCCGACATCGACATCGATTTCTGTCAGGCGCGCCGGGGCGAGATCATCGAGTACGTGACCGCGAAATACGGTCGCGAGAACGTCGCCCAGATCGTCACGTTCTCCCAGTTGAAGCCCAGGGCCGCGGTGCGCGACGTGGCGCGCGTGCTCGGCTTCCCGGTGTCGCTCGGCGACAGGATCTCGAAGGCGATTCCCGGCGGCCCCGACGTCACGTTCGAGTCCGCCCTGAAGGATTCCAACGACCTGAAGGCGCTCCTCAAGGCCGACGAAAGCGCGAAGAAGGTCGTCCAGATCGCCTCGCGGCTCGAAGGCCTCTCCCGGCACGCGGGGATGCACGCGGCGGGCGTGGTGATCGCGCCGCAGCCGATCACGGAGTTCGTTCCGCTCTACCGGACCAACGACGACCAGATCACGACGCAGTTCGACATGACCGTGATCGAGAAGATGGGTCTGCTCAAGATCGATTTCCTCGGCCTCATCACGCTCGACATCCTGCTCGAGGCCGTCGCGTCGATCCGGAGGAGCGAGGGGGTCGAGATCGACCTCGAGCATTTGCCGCTCAACGACGAGAAGACCTACGAGCTCTTCCGCGAAGGGAAGACCGGCTGCGTCTTCCAGTTCGACTCGTCCGGGATGCGCGACCTGCTGCGGCGGGCGCGGCCCGCGGGCTTCACGGACCTTGCGGCGCTGAATGCCCTCTACCGTCCCGGCGCTCTCGACGCGGGAACCGTCGAGGACTACGTGCGGCGCCGAAACGGCACCGCGAAGATCACGTACCCGCTCCCGGAGCTGAAGGACATCCTCGAAGACACGCTCGGCATCCTGGTCTACCAGGAACAGGTGATGCGGATCGCCCAGCGCGTGGCCGGCTACTCGCTCGCCGAGGCGGACGACCTGCGCAAGGCGATCGGGAAGAAGAAGAAGGAGATCATGCAGGCCCAGGCGGAGAAGTTCATCCGCCGCGCCGTCGAGGCCAAGACCCCGAAGAGGAAGGCGGAGGAGATCTGGTCGTTGATCGAGCCGTTCGCCCGCTACGGGTTCAACAAGTCGCACGCGGTCGCTTACGCGCTGCTCGCGTACCAGACCGCGTATCTGAAGGCCCACTGGCCGATCCACTTCATGGCCGCGTGCCTGACCTCGTCGATCGGGTCGACGGACGAGATCGTTCGGGTGATGGGGGAATGCGCGATCGCGGGCGTTCCCGTGCGGCCCCCCGACATCAACGAGTCGCGGCGCTCGTTCGCGGCGACCCGCGACGCGATCCGGTTCGGCCTCGCGGCGGTGCGCGGCGTCGGCGATTCCGCCGCGCACGCGATTCTCGAGGAGCGGGAGAAAGGGCCGTTTAGTTCGTACACCGATTTCCTGATGCGGGTGGATCCCAAACTCGTCAACCGCCGCGCCGTCGAGGCGCTCGTGCACGCGGGCGCGTTCGATTCTCTCGGCCGGAACCGGCGGTCGCTCGTTGAAGCCTACGAGGACGTCTCCGCGACGGCGGCGCGCCGCCGGCAGGATCGGGAAAACGGCCAGACGAACCTCTTCGGAGGCGGCGGCGAGAGTGAGCCGGCCGCCGACACGTTCGAGGATGCCTCCCCGTACCCGATGGAGGAGCTCCTGTCGCTCGAGAAGGAGTCGCTCGGCTTCTACGTCACCGGGCATCCCCTCGCCAAGTTCTCGGAGGAGGTCGAGCGGTTCGCCCAGGCGAAGGTCGAGCACCTCGCCGACTGGACCGACAGGGCGGTGAAGATCGCGGGAGTCATCACGGGCCTGAAGAAACAGAAGATCAAGAAAGGCGTCAACGCGGGGAAGTTCATGGCGAAATTCCTCCTCGAGGACACGACCGGGACGATCCCGGTGGCGGTCTTCTCCGCGCTCTTCGAGAAGTCGGGGCACCTGCTCGAGGACGACCGGCCGATCCTCCTCACGGCTCTCGTGCGCGAGGGAGGGGGGAGCGTCGAGCTCAACGCTCAGGAGATCGCGCCGCTGGCGGGGCTGAAGGACCGGCGGGCGCGCGCCCTCGAGATCCGGCTGGACCTCACGCTCGCCGACGAGAACGTCCTGTCGCGCGTCCACGAGAAGCTCCGAGCGCACCCCGGACCCGTCCCGGTCTCCCTGCGGCTCGTTCGCCCCGGGGAGTTCGAGGCGACCGTGAAGACGAACGGAACGCTCTCGGTCGCGCCGTCGGCGATCCTGACCGAGGAGATCCGGCTGCTCGCCGGAGAGCGCGCCGTCCGGTATGTCTACGACTGA